GCCCTTTATCACCTTCGTAATAGATTACCTGCTTTTTTTTAAATAGCCGGTCTTTCCGCTCATCAATTATTTTCTTTAATTCTTCAAGCCCGTCTTTTTTACCAAAAAGCGTATGCAGCTTGTTCAGCGAATCGTTGTAAAATCTTTGCTGCGTCTCCCTTTTCTTTAAGCGGCCTTCTATGGCATGCAACAGTTCCATGTCATCAAATGGTTTGGTCAGGTAGTCATCTGCCCCAAGATCCATGCCTTTTCTTAAATCGGCCATTTCAGCCTTAGCGGTTAGAAATACCAGCGGAATAACCATCGTTTCAGGATGCTTGTTCAGCAAATATAATACTCCATACCCGTCGAGTTCCGGCATCATGATATCACATAAAATAAGATCTGGCAACTCTTTAATAGCAACTTCTACCCCGATTTTGCCATTGCCTGCCTCTAATACATCGTAATCTGCCAATTCAAGGATTTCAACAATATTCTCCCGTATATCGGTGTGGTCCTCAATGATTAATATCTTTTGTTTCATAGTGCTGGAAATGAAAGCGTAAATAAAGTGCCCTGATTCACTTGGCTTTTAAAGTCGACCTCGCCGTTCATCAAACAAGTATATCTTGCTACGATATTCAAGCCTAAGCCAGTCCCCGGAATAGTTCCCGTATTGTGTGCCCTGAAAAATGCTTCGAATAAATGCTTCTGATCCGCTTCGGGTATGCCGATGCCATTGTCTTTAATGGTTATTCTACAGATTTGAGCTTCTATCTCGGTGTTGAATTCAATAAATGTATTTTCACCAGAATATTTTATGGCGTTGCTGATCAAATTAAAAATGCAATTTTTTAAGAGATTCCGGTCAAGCCTGACCATATTATCCGTGCCGGTATGCTGATAAATAATGTTTTGATTTTGTTTGGCAATCATCTGCATTTGTTCGGTGATTTCTTCCCCAAATTCTACAAGGTCAAAGCGGTTAAAGTTTGGTTCTACTTTTCCGATTTCCAGTTTTTCCAATGAAAGGAATTCATTTAACACACTGGTTAAGTTCCCGACAGCATTCTTTATTTTTCCTACATGTTTCCGGATGCGACCGGTGTCCGGGACCAGGGCATATTTATCAATTAAAGAAACAGATAGCTGTATCGCACTCAAAGGTGTCCTGAACTCATGTGAAGCCATCGACACGAACCGGCTCTTCAACAGCCCTAATTCTTTTTCTTTTTCCAGGGACAAACTCACTTCTTCCTTCGAACGTCGCAATTGCTCGACAATATTATTTAATGTCAGGGTGCGCTCTTTAACCTGCTCTTCCAATTGAACAGCAAGGTTTTTAAGCTTATCCTCCGCTTCTTTCCGGGGGCTGAGATCATGTATAAATCCGGTGTAAATTATCCCTTCAGCCAATTGAACTTCGCTTACGGCCAGCCTGAAAGGGAAAACGTTCCCGTCTTTTTTTAACCCGGTCACCTCCCTTCCTGTACCGATAATGTGCGGTATGCCGGTTTGCTGATAACGCTGAAGATAGGTATCGTGCCTGTCTTTATCCGGCGATTGCATCAGCATGGATAGGTTGTTCCCGATCACTTCTTCCGGCGAATAACCAAAAAGTTTACATGCCGATGGGTTGATCAGTTCGACGACGCCATTCTCAGTTATTGTAATAATACCGTCGATCGCATTTTGAATAATTGCATTTAATAACGGAGCATTTTCCATGTGGTCAGGAATTTCTATTTCTTCTGGTTCTAAACCGGCAATCAGTTCATGCTACAACCGGGGTCGGTGGTCATTTTTAAGCGCCGCCGCATTAAATCGTTTAAAGCCGGCGTTTGGCTATATTTCCCGATACGGGCCGTATATAAGAGGATAAAGACCCGGTGTGTTCCACCAATTTTATCAAATGGTTAACCGCTTTGTTTTTGATTTAATTTCAGGGGCCTATTAGTCTTTCGCTATAAACCATCATCTTCAATCAGTTTCATTAACATTACTTCGTTCATAATCATCATCCTTCTACCGGTAATGGTGGCTAATCCCTTCTCCGTGAAGTCGTTGATGGTCCGGAATAAGGATTCATAAACCGCGCCTGAATAAGACGCAAGATCCTGCCGGGTTATCTCAACATTCACAAAGCCATGTTCATTCAGCCCAAATTGGTTTTTAAGGCTAATCAAAGCCTGGGCAACCCTTCCTCTCACAGACATATGTGCCTGGTTCCGCATCCTTTTTTCTGATTCCTGCAACTCATTCGCAAAAAAATGCATCATTTTGATACTCAACTGGTGATTAACATTTAATGAAGTATTAAAAAAATCCATATCTACATAGCAAACCAAAGATTGATCGATCGCTGTGGCAGATACAGGATAGGTTGGTTGATTGCCTAATCCGAGATGGCCAATAATATCGCCGTCCTTTGCAAACCTTAAAATCACCTCTTTTTCTTTAGTCCATCTTTTATGAACCTTTAGATTCCCGCTTGCGACAAAGAAAATGCCCTTAACCGGATCGCCTTCCTTAAACAAAAGTTGTCCTCTTTTAACAAGAATATTTTTTTTGTTTAGGCCAATTGCGGGTAGCCAATCCTTTAAACAGGACTGGCATAAAAAACAACCGCCCGGACCACATAAATGGTTATTCGTCATTGAAGTTTTAGCTGTTCCTAACAATAATAAGTATAAAATTTCTAAATATCATAAACATTGCGCATGAAATACTAATTTAACAATAATATGATATTTGACAATTTTAACATTGCCTGTGCAATATAAAAATCACTCATAAAGGGAATTAATTTGTAAGTTTGCAACAGTATTACAAACCCGACATAACATAAGAATCATCAATAGTATTTGTCTTAAAATGAAGCATCCTAATCATATCCCCATCTCCCCGATACTGTCTTCTATCGACAACGAGGCTCAGTCTACAAATGACAGTCTGCAATTAAAAAAAAGATTATTACGTATTTCAGGGTTGTCTATTTTGGTAGCCATTGCCATCAGCCTGATCGCAAAGTTTTTGGTCATACTGATCAATATTGTAACCAATCTGTCTTTTTACAGATCACTAGAATCAGTGTTCCATAGCCCCGCCGATAATCAATTGGGATTATGGGTGATCTTTGTACCGGCAATTGGCGGCGTTTTAGTTGGCCTGATGGCATTATACGGTTCTAAAGCAATTCGGGGGCACGGCATACCCGAAGCAATGGAACAGATACTGACCAATCAAAGCAGGATCAAACCTTCTATCGCCTTTTTAAAACCTATATCTTCTGCTATAGCCATCGGAACGGGCGGTCCCTTCGGCGCCGAAGGCCCGATCATAGCAACCGGCGGCGCCTTAGGTTCTACGCTGGGCCAGCTCTTTAAGATATCTTCCAATGAACGCAAGATCATACTTGCTGCCGGTGCTACGGCCGGTATGGCTGCCATATTTGGCACGCCGATCGCAGGGGTATTCTTAGCCATAGAATTATTGCTATTTGAATTTTCACCCCGGTCCATTCTCCCGGTTGCGCTGGCTTGTATTACCGGCGCTGCAGGTCATCATTTATTATTTGGCACAGGCCCGGTATTTCCGATGCCTGATTTAAAGATTCCCAACAACGGCGCTTTGGCCATCTATAGCAGCATTGGATTAGTGATCGGATTCCTTTCATTAGGCGTGACTAAGATTGTTTATTTCATAGAAGACATCTTTGAAAAATTACCGGTTCATTGGATGTGGTGGCCGGCAATAGGTGGTTTAGCGGTTGGACTGATCGGTTTCTTTGCCCCCAAAACGCTGGGTGTCGGGTATGATAATATCATTAGTATCCTTTCGGGGACTTTGAGTGTGATCGTTATTTTACGATTGTTTCTTTTTAAATTCCTTTCCTGGGCAATCGCGTTGGGAAGTGGCACTTCCGGTGGAACACTGGCACCATTGCTTACCATAGGCGGAGCGGCCGGAGCACTTACAGGAGCGCTGATTTTAACCCTATTCCCCGATTCAGGTATCACGATTCCCATGACCGCGTTGATTGGAATGTCTTCGATGTTCGCAGGGGCTTCGAGAGCCTACCTCACGAGTATCACCTTCGCATTGGAATCCACCGGGCAGTTTCATGCCTTATTACCATTATTAGGTGCTTGTACAGCTGCCTATATTGTTTCTTTCTTTTTGATGGAAAATACGATCATGACAGAAAAGATCGCGCGGAGAGGGGTGCTTACGCCGGATTCCTATGAACCTGATATACTGGGAAAACTAACGGTGGCACAGGTAATCAAGGATACGGCTACAATTCTTGACCCCGGACAAACGATCCGTGAAGTCAGGGATTGGCTAAAAACAAACAAAATTCAGGACAAATATTTTATTACGGCCGACAAAAAAGGTAATTATCTGGGGATCGTAACCCTGCAGGATATCAACCGGCACGATATAGAATCGGAATCATTGTTAAACGCGATCATCCACACCGGAACTCATGCCGTTGATAAAACGGACAGCCTTCGGAAAGCAGTGGAGTTGCTGTCAAAAGGAACGTTAGAAGTACTGCCGGTGATAATGGATCACCAGGTCATAGGTTTATTAAGCCATCAGGATATTATTGATACTTATAAATCGCACCAAGATGAAAATGAAATAGTAAACACACAGATTTCATTGAAGCGGCAAAGGTTAAAAGTATTGGCTCATGGAAAAGGATTATTCAGTGCCCGTAAAAAAAGCAAATGATATTGTAAGTGCACCTGTATATAGTAGCCATTTTATATCGGATTTTTCGCTTTTTTAAAAAATGGACCAGTCACTGGTTTCCGGCGCCCATACTTAAGTATTGATCTTTCCATTCCCGGCCATAAATGTCTTTATGTTTTGCTCAATAATGGTATTGATCAGCTGATCCGCGTTCATTTCTGAACCGATAAGATCTTCCAGCGTAATTTTATCCAGCAGATTATCAATGGTGATCTGCACCATTTGCCAGAGGGAACGTATCGAGCAATCCACCGAATTGGTACAGAATTTAAGGATGCCGGAGTAATCTTCGCAGAATGCTTTTTCAAACAAGGAACCTCCCAATATTTTTAAGGCCTCGTTAATGTTGATCTGGGCAGCGGGACGCGAAAGGATATAGCCGCCCTTATTCCCCGGTGTACTATTGATATAGCCGGCCATGCGGAGCATACGGGTAAGTTTGGCTACATAGGGTGTGGACAGGCCTTCGGCAAAACTTAAAGCCTGGATAGTCATACCGTCCCGCTCGCGGCACTTTGCAATCCTTAACAGGACCCGCAAACCATATTCCTCTTGTGAAGTTATTTTCATAAGTCATTCCTGAAAAACAGGCTTTTCAAGCTTTCAAAATTATTCAATTTTAAATGATATTCATCCGGTGTGTTCAATCGTTACAAAAGGCCCAATTCAAGTTTGGCTGTTTCTGACATCATATCGCTATCCCATGGCGGATCCCAGGTGACAATCACAATGACCTCATTTACGCCTTCAATGGCTCTTACTTTTTGTTCCACCTCCACCGGGATATCCTGGGCAGACGGACAACTCGGTGCCGTCAGCGTCATCACGATCTGAACATTATTATAGGGTGGCAGGATTTCCGTTTCATAAATTAGCCCCAGCTCATAAATGCTTACCGGTATCTCCGGATCGTAGATGGTCTGCAGGCAATCGATCACTTTTTGTTTCAATACATTGTCATCCATAACTTATAGGTTAAATATGAATTATTTTAAAGGCCCTGGCATAATCTTTCATTTGCGCAATCATCGCGCGCAGGCCGTTTGAACGGGTTTGCGCCAAATGGACATGCATCCCTATCTTTTCGATGAATTCCAGCCGGGCATTTAAAATGCTGTCCGGTGCTTGTCCCGACAATACCTCAATCAGCATACTTACCAGGCCCTTTACGATAACCGCATCGCTGTCTGCTTTAAAGAAAACCTTATCGTCCTGATAAGATGCCACCAGCCAAACCGTCGACTGGCAGCCTTTGATCTTTTTATCTTCCGTTTTGAACTGCTCATCTAAAGCCGGCAGCTTCTTCCCTAACTCGATGATATATTCATATTTCTCCTCCCAGGTATCCAGGAAAGAAAATGATTCAATAAATGCTTCTTCAATTGCTGCAATATCCTTTTCCATTTTCACGATAACATTTTAATAGCTTTTCGTAAGCCTGCAACCAGCGCGTCAATTTCTTCGGTTGTATTATAAACTGCAAACGAAGCCCTCACCGTTCCGGGAATACCAAAGCGTTTCATCAGCGGCTGCGTACAATGATGCCCGGTCCTGACGGCAATCCCCTGATTATCCAGTAAGATCCCGATATCCTGCGGATGAAGGCCCTTTATGATAAAAGAGATCACGCTCGCTTTCTCTTTTGCATTTCCGATAATGGTTAATCCGGGGATCGCTTCAAGCTGTTCGGTGGCATAGCTTAATAACGCCGCTTCATGTTGCCTTATTTGGTTCCTGCCATGTTTTTTAATGAAATCTATCGCGGATTTTAAGGCGATGGCATCCGCTATATTCGGTGTCCCCGCCTCATATTTATAGGGAAGCTCGTTGTAGGTCGTATACGCAAAAGTCACCTCTTTTATCATTTCACCGCCACCATGAAAAACCGGCATATGATTTAGCAGTTCCTTTTTGCCATACAGTACACCAATGCCGGTAGGGCCATACAGCTTATGCCCCGAAAAAGCAAAGAAATCGCAATCCATGTCCTGCACATTAATATCAAGATGAACTGCCGATTGAGCCCCGTCGATCAAAACCAGTGCGCCGGCCCGGTGTGCGGCCCGGATGATCTCTTTTACCGGATTAACAGTGCCCAGCGCGTTAGATACCTGCGTGACAGCGACCAGCTTGGTCCGTGTAGTCAGCAGATCCAGGTACGCCGGCATGGAAAGCTCACCATTATCCATAACCGGGATGACTTTTAGTTCGGCACCCTTTTCTTTACACAGGATCTGCCAGGGCACAATATTGGAATGGTGCTCCATTTCAGAGATGATGATCTCGTCGCCTGCAATAATGTTTGCCCGCCCCCAGGTATAAGCCACCAGGTTAATTCCTTCGGTGGTACCACGGGTAAAAATGATCTCATCGGCAGAGGCCGCCCCAATAAATTCTTGTAATGCTGTACGGGAGTCCTCGTAAGCTGCTGTGGCTTCTTCAGCCAGGGTATGTATGCCCCGGTGGATATTTGCATTATATCCGCAGTAGTATTGACTGATGGCGTCAATTACAGCCTGCGGTTTTTGGGTGGTCGCTGCGTTATCCAGATAAATCAACGGACGACCCTTAACCATACGGCTTAGGATAGGAAACTGTAGCCGGATCGCCGTGATATCCAAACGGTCCGTTGATGTGCCTGCCAAAATCATAAACTTTGAATAGATAGACGTTTTGAAATGAGTTGCGTAATATAAGCCCGTAGCGGTTCGGGCTTCACCTGATTGATAATATCCAGTGCGAAGGCCTGTAACAGGAGCGCCCTGGCATCCGCCTTTGGAATGCCCCTCGCCGTCAGATAAAACAAGGCATTTTCATCCAGTTGCCCTACCGTACATCCATGTGAGCATTTTACGTCATCGGCAAATATTTCGAGCTGCGGTTTAGTATTGATGGTAGCTTCATCCGCTAACAGCACATTTTTATTGGTTTGGTAGGCATTGGTCTTTTGCGCGTCGGGGCGTACCATGATCTTGCCGTTGAAGACTCCGGTAGCCTGACCGTCCAGAATACCTTTGTAA
Above is a window of Mucilaginibacter ginsenosidivorans DNA encoding:
- a CDS encoding response regulator produces the protein MKQKILIIEDHTDIRENIVEILELADYDVLEAGNGKIGVEVAIKELPDLILCDIMMPELDGYGVLYLLNKHPETMVIPLVFLTAKAEMADLRKGMDLGADDYLTKPFDDMELLHAIEGRLKKRETQQRFYNDSLNKLHTLFGKKDGLEELKKIIDERKDRLFKKKQVIYYEGDKGHGLFLVLKGRVKTIKACDDRELMTGVYAADHYLGIQAVLANEPYGDTAIAIEDSVLCQLPKDKVENLLNLYPDIAREFIKLLSNDIKEKEEQLLQLAYFSVRKRMAETILRLYGAEDNQTRSFKITRQDLASMAGMAIESVSRTLADFRTEGLIEKKGSNICLLDPDRLRKMKN
- a CDS encoding PAS domain-containing sensor histidine kinase → MENAPLLNAIIQNAIDGIITITENGVVELINPSACKLFGYSPEEVIGNNLSMLMQSPDKDRHDTYLQRYQQTGIPHIIGTGREVTGLKKDGNVFPFRLAVSEVQLAEGIIYTGFIHDLSPRKEAEDKLKNLAVQLEEQVKERTLTLNNIVEQLRRSKEEVSLSLEKEKELGLLKSRFVSMASHEFRTPLSAIQLSVSLIDKYALVPDTGRIRKHVGKIKNAVGNLTSVLNEFLSLEKLEIGKVEPNFNRFDLVEFGEEITEQMQMIAKQNQNIIYQHTGTDNMVRLDRNLLKNCIFNLISNAIKYSGENTFIEFNTEIEAQICRITIKDNGIGIPEADQKHLFEAFFRAHNTGTIPGTGLGLNIVARYTCLMNGEVDFKSQVNQGTLFTLSFPAL
- a CDS encoding Crp/Fnr family transcriptional regulator is translated as MTNNHLCGPGGCFLCQSCLKDWLPAIGLNKKNILVKRGQLLFKEGDPVKGIFFVASGNLKVHKRWTKEKEVILRFAKDGDIIGHLGLGNQPTYPVSATAIDQSLVCYVDMDFFNTSLNVNHQLSIKMMHFFANELQESEKRMRNQAHMSVRGRVAQALISLKNQFGLNEHGFVNVEITRQDLASYSGAVYESLFRTINDFTEKGLATITGRRMMIMNEVMLMKLIEDDGL
- a CDS encoding chloride channel protein — translated: MKHPNHIPISPILSSIDNEAQSTNDSLQLKKRLLRISGLSILVAIAISLIAKFLVILINIVTNLSFYRSLESVFHSPADNQLGLWVIFVPAIGGVLVGLMALYGSKAIRGHGIPEAMEQILTNQSRIKPSIAFLKPISSAIAIGTGGPFGAEGPIIATGGALGSTLGQLFKISSNERKIILAAGATAGMAAIFGTPIAGVFLAIELLLFEFSPRSILPVALACITGAAGHHLLFGTGPVFPMPDLKIPNNGALAIYSSIGLVIGFLSLGVTKIVYFIEDIFEKLPVHWMWWPAIGGLAVGLIGFFAPKTLGVGYDNIISILSGTLSVIVILRLFLFKFLSWAIALGSGTSGGTLAPLLTIGGAAGALTGALILTLFPDSGITIPMTALIGMSSMFAGASRAYLTSITFALESTGQFHALLPLLGACTAAYIVSFFLMENTIMTEKIARRGVLTPDSYEPDILGKLTVAQVIKDTATILDPGQTIREVRDWLKTNKIQDKYFITADKKGNYLGIVTLQDINRHDIESESLLNAIIHTGTHAVDKTDSLRKAVELLSKGTLEVLPVIMDHQVIGLLSHQDIIDTYKSHQDENEIVNTQISLKRQRLKVLAHGKGLFSARKKSK
- a CDS encoding RrF2 family transcriptional regulator, giving the protein MKITSQEEYGLRVLLRIAKCRERDGMTIQALSFAEGLSTPYVAKLTRMLRMAGYINSTPGNKGGYILSRPAAQININEALKILGGSLFEKAFCEDYSGILKFCTNSVDCSIRSLWQMVQITIDNLLDKITLEDLIGSEMNADQLINTIIEQNIKTFMAGNGKINT
- a CDS encoding iron-sulfur cluster assembly protein; protein product: MDDNVLKQKVIDCLQTIYDPEIPVSIYELGLIYETEILPPYNNVQIVMTLTAPSCPSAQDIPVEVEQKVRAIEGVNEVIVIVTWDPPWDSDMMSETAKLELGLL
- a CDS encoding SufE family protein, with the translated sequence MEKDIAAIEEAFIESFSFLDTWEEKYEYIIELGKKLPALDEQFKTEDKKIKGCQSTVWLVASYQDDKVFFKADSDAVIVKGLVSMLIEVLSGQAPDSILNARLEFIEKIGMHVHLAQTRSNGLRAMIAQMKDYARAFKIIHI
- a CDS encoding cysteine desulfurase — protein: MILAGTSTDRLDITAIRLQFPILSRMVKGRPLIYLDNAATTQKPQAVIDAISQYYCGYNANIHRGIHTLAEEATAAYEDSRTALQEFIGAASADEIIFTRGTTEGINLVAYTWGRANIIAGDEIIISEMEHHSNIVPWQILCKEKGAELKVIPVMDNGELSMPAYLDLLTTRTKLVAVTQVSNALGTVNPVKEIIRAAHRAGALVLIDGAQSAVHLDINVQDMDCDFFAFSGHKLYGPTGIGVLYGKKELLNHMPVFHGGGEMIKEVTFAYTTYNELPYKYEAGTPNIADAIALKSAIDFIKKHGRNQIRQHEAALLSYATEQLEAIPGLTIIGNAKEKASVISFIIKGLHPQDIGILLDNQGIAVRTGHHCTQPLMKRFGIPGTVRASFAVYNTTEEIDALVAGLRKAIKMLS